From Pelosinus fermentans DSM 17108, the proteins below share one genomic window:
- a CDS encoding FeoA family protein, with the protein MAHLIPIVRCKKNTMVHVVRLLSTSGDHLRKLTALGVLPGVKIEILQTYPAYVLKIGYTQIALDYEIAKNIIVVP; encoded by the coding sequence ATGGCTCACCTTATACCAATTGTTAGGTGTAAAAAAAATACGATGGTACATGTTGTGCGTCTATTATCAACAAGTGGGGATCATTTACGCAAACTAACAGCTTTAGGGGTATTGCCTGGGGTGAAAATAGAAATTTTACAAACCTATCCTGCCTATGTGTTAAAAATAGGATATACACAAATTGCTTTAGATTATGAAATAGCAAAGAATATTATTGTTGTTCCATAA